From a single Candidatus Neomarinimicrobiota bacterium genomic region:
- a CDS encoding amino acid ABC transporter substrate-binding protein, with the protein MTSRQMDHAVSQYNKGRYAVCEAAVNKILNNSPGEMESAARMLLVKTLVAQDRQDDAKEAGRQFLSEFPTSDYLSDVYWAFGDLFINERSFDSAFRYYILARNHANSGNSIHELDIRILKTIQLNPRLDVINELLSTQSDIQTRTFLFLSKAAAELRLARPDDAALSLASVEPHLVSESFSELYENLLRATYKPGLNQATIAIVAPLTGANSDDGKAFVLGITGMDEEGPTENGNISYVVVDNGSNGFNTVKILKEFAARKDIDAIIGPLSIENSLLAMTALGNSGKPLIIPGQIEQNLASLSSSVFQMQADLVMQGRHAAIYAGKTLGLDSLAVLAPADEYGKSLADAFVQTADAMGKSVVAMEWYSGTPSDLNKQFNRIRKTAFSLLPKEEKQLDVFGLSIDSLDLLFDVDGEDIFGIEEEKQETMSASDSSDIILSTIQGIYMPIHPGHLEFVANQFPVFNIETKVIGNEAWLDFNILTRDNIGPHFNGLSILTHRVHGKSELGDGVSRAAFSWGHDLGKLLQSLVNSEFSSDNSLYDRLYELEYFRGDDSFFSFTDGNRTNSGLHILEYGDRAFLSKGFFIGDSLYPGLNEAP; encoded by the coding sequence ATGACATCGCGTCAGATGGACCATGCAGTTTCGCAATATAACAAAGGCAGATACGCGGTTTGCGAAGCGGCGGTAAACAAAATTCTGAACAACAGTCCCGGCGAAATGGAATCTGCAGCGCGCATGTTGCTCGTAAAAACACTCGTGGCGCAGGACAGGCAGGATGACGCAAAGGAAGCCGGCAGGCAATTTTTATCCGAATTCCCGACCAGCGATTACCTTAGTGATGTCTATTGGGCGTTCGGCGATCTGTTCATAAATGAACGATCTTTTGATTCTGCATTTCGGTATTATATCCTTGCTCGCAATCATGCCAATAGCGGGAATTCCATACACGAATTAGATATTCGAATTCTAAAAACAATTCAGCTAAATCCTCGTTTGGATGTTATCAATGAATTGCTGTCCACACAGTCCGATATTCAAACCAGAACTTTCTTATTTCTTTCAAAAGCAGCTGCAGAGCTGCGACTTGCCCGTCCGGATGACGCCGCCCTATCCCTAGCAAGCGTCGAGCCCCATTTGGTATCCGAATCATTTTCCGAATTATACGAAAATTTACTTCGTGCCACCTACAAGCCGGGATTGAATCAGGCAACCATCGCAATTGTTGCGCCTTTAACCGGTGCGAATTCAGACGATGGAAAAGCGTTTGTGCTGGGTATTACAGGAATGGATGAGGAAGGTCCCACGGAAAATGGTAATATTTCCTATGTGGTTGTGGACAATGGGAGCAACGGTTTTAATACGGTAAAAATATTGAAAGAGTTTGCAGCCCGCAAAGATATTGATGCCATCATCGGACCTTTATCAATCGAAAATTCCTTGTTAGCAATGACGGCATTGGGGAATTCCGGGAAACCGCTAATCATTCCCGGACAAATTGAGCAAAATCTAGCGAGCCTGTCCTCGTCTGTGTTTCAAATGCAAGCTGATTTGGTAATGCAAGGAAGACACGCAGCAATTTACGCAGGGAAAACTTTAGGTCTCGATTCTCTTGCCGTGTTAGCTCCTGCAGATGAATATGGGAAATCACTTGCCGACGCATTTGTGCAGACTGCAGATGCTATGGGAAAATCTGTCGTGGCAATGGAATGGTATTCCGGAACGCCATCTGATTTAAACAAACAATTCAACCGTATTCGCAAAACAGCCTTTTCATTACTTCCAAAAGAGGAAAAACAATTGGATGTTTTTGGTCTTTCCATAGATTCTTTAGATCTGCTATTTGATGTTGATGGCGAAGATATATTTGGCATTGAAGAGGAAAAGCAGGAAACGATGTCCGCCTCAGATTCTTCTGATATTATTTTGTCAACGATTCAAGGAATCTATATGCCGATTCATCCAGGACATTTGGAATTTGTTGCGAATCAGTTTCCGGTTTTTAATATAGAAACCAAGGTTATTGGGAATGAAGCTTGGTTGGATTTCAATATATTGACCAGGGATAATATCGGTCCTCATTTTAATGGATTATCCATTTTAACGCATAGGGTTCATGGAAAATCCGAATTGGGCGACGGTGTGTCGAGGGCCGCATTTTCTTGGGGACATGATTTGGGAAAGCTGCTTCAATCTCTTGTAAATAGTGAATTTTCTTCAGACAATTCGTTATACGATCGTCTTTATGAATTAGAATACTTCCGCGGGGATGATTCATTCTTCAGTTTTACGGATGGAAATCGTACCAATTCCGGGTTACACATTCTGGAATATGGCGATCGAGCGTTTCTATCTAAGGGGTTTTTCATCGGTGATTCGCTTTATCCTGGATTAAATGAAGCGCCGTAG